Proteins from a single region of Harmonia axyridis chromosome 4, icHarAxyr1.1, whole genome shotgun sequence:
- the LOC123678186 gene encoding acyl-coenzyme A thioesterase 9, mitochondrial-like isoform X2, translating to MNYFMNPIKSYKNFNFCTIFCENVKHFSSGKKLPTVNELTKQRSKLLGLSGHYEPTPSDRSHLLKYLPKFEDLPPRSIKDSFLEGLIPLSTDENLQEKYITFLGRVRIGRLLEDMDIFAVPKDVSSPFILVTAHVDRIGYTAYQRRHNEDIKISGFVSWVGKSSMEVVVKLEQFFEGSWHKITRALFLMVARNATGTGSVSINPLKASNDMEKKIIEGGEERKLRRSQASTKHISQMVPSAEEQKLVHDLYKNIRKLRNNNKSAELSKNFVPMHKCKLSNTIFCQPEDRNFYNTVFGGFIMRHATELTWILGFQFFRHRPAIKHISDISFRKPIAVNALMQMFAKVVYTKDDYAQIIVNVFASDPMEGKRDKTNTFHFTLKSSKTVDQIYPMSYHEAMLYIDGMRHFNTSMNQNVDEVADAMDEYMLKLSKS from the exons ATGAACTATTTCATGAATCCAATAAAATCATACAAGAATTTCAACTTCTGTACAATATTTTG TGAAAATGTCAAACATTTTTCCTCAGGGAAAAAATTACCTACTGTAAATGAAT TGACAAAACAACGATCTAAGTTATTAGGTCTTTCTGGTCATTATGAACCAACACCATCTGATAGAAGCCATTTACTGAAATATTTACCAAAATTTGAAGACTTGCCCCCAAGAAGTATCAAAGATAGTTTTTTAGAAGGCCTTATACCACTTTCaacagatgaaaatttgcaagaaaaatatattacatTTTTAGGACGTGTTCGCATTGGCAGGCTTTTAGAAGATATGGATATATTTGCAG TGCCAAAAGATGTCTCATCACCTTTTATATTGGTAACGGCCCATGTTGATCGAATTGGTTACACTGCATATCAGAGGAGG CACAATGAAGACATCAAGATTTCGGGTTTTGTAAGTTGGGTAGGAAAATCCTCTATGGAAGTTGTAGTCAAACTAGAACAATTCTTCGAAGGAAGCTGGCATAAAATTACAAGGGCCCTATTTCTAATGGTGGCACGAAATGCTACAGGAACTGGATCGGTGTCCATCAATCCTTTGAAAGCATCAAACGAtatggaaaagaaaataatagaagGTGGGGAAGAGAGGAAGCTCAGAAGATCTCAAGCATCAACCAAACACATTTCTCAAATGGTTCCATCAGCCGAAGAACAAAAATTAGTACACGATCTGTACAAGAACATTCGAAAGCTACGCAATAACAATAAAAGTGCTGAATTATCTAAAAATTTCGTACCGATGCATAAGTGCAAGCTATCCAATACAATATTCTGCCAACCTGAAGATAGAAACTTTTATAATACAGTTTTTGGAGGTTTCATCATGAGGCACGCCACTGAACTTACTTGGATTTTAGGATTCCAGTTCTTCAGGCATAGGCCAGCTATAAAACACATAAGTGACATCAGTTTTCGCAAACCAATTGCTGTTAATGCTTTGATGCAAATGTTTGCCAAAGTAGTTTACACTAAAGATGATTACGCTCAAATTATTGTAAATGTATTTGCTTCAGACCCTATGGAGGGTAAACGTGATAAAACTAATACTTTTCATTTTACATTAAAGTCGTCAAAAACTGTTGACCAAATCTACCCAATGAGCTACCATGAAGCTATGTTGTATATAGACGGTATGAGACATTTCAACACAAGTATGAACCAAAATGTAGATGAAGTGGCTGATGCTATGGATGAATACATGTTGAAACTATCAAAATCGTAG
- the LOC123678186 gene encoding acyl-coenzyme A thioesterase 9, mitochondrial-like isoform X1 codes for MNYFMNPIKSYKNFNFCTIFCENVKHFSSGKKLPTVNELTKQRSKLLGLSGHYEPTPSDRSHLLKYLPKFEDLPPRSIKDSFLEGLIPLSTDENLQEKYITFLGRVRIGRLLEDMDIFAVHIGYKHIYTPTVPKDVSSPFILVTAHVDRIGYTAYQRRHNEDIKISGFVSWVGKSSMEVVVKLEQFFEGSWHKITRALFLMVARNATGTGSVSINPLKASNDMEKKIIEGGEERKLRRSQASTKHISQMVPSAEEQKLVHDLYKNIRKLRNNNKSAELSKNFVPMHKCKLSNTIFCQPEDRNFYNTVFGGFIMRHATELTWILGFQFFRHRPAIKHISDISFRKPIAVNALMQMFAKVVYTKDDYAQIIVNVFASDPMEGKRDKTNTFHFTLKSSKTVDQIYPMSYHEAMLYIDGMRHFNTSMNQNVDEVADAMDEYMLKLSKS; via the exons ATGAACTATTTCATGAATCCAATAAAATCATACAAGAATTTCAACTTCTGTACAATATTTTG TGAAAATGTCAAACATTTTTCCTCAGGGAAAAAATTACCTACTGTAAATGAAT TGACAAAACAACGATCTAAGTTATTAGGTCTTTCTGGTCATTATGAACCAACACCATCTGATAGAAGCCATTTACTGAAATATTTACCAAAATTTGAAGACTTGCCCCCAAGAAGTATCAAAGATAGTTTTTTAGAAGGCCTTATACCACTTTCaacagatgaaaatttgcaagaaaaatatattacatTTTTAGGACGTGTTCGCATTGGCAGGCTTTTAGAAGATATGGATATATTTGCAG TCCATATCGGCTATAAGCACATTTATACCCCAACAGTGCCAAAAGATGTCTCATCACCTTTTATATTGGTAACGGCCCATGTTGATCGAATTGGTTACACTGCATATCAGAGGAGG CACAATGAAGACATCAAGATTTCGGGTTTTGTAAGTTGGGTAGGAAAATCCTCTATGGAAGTTGTAGTCAAACTAGAACAATTCTTCGAAGGAAGCTGGCATAAAATTACAAGGGCCCTATTTCTAATGGTGGCACGAAATGCTACAGGAACTGGATCGGTGTCCATCAATCCTTTGAAAGCATCAAACGAtatggaaaagaaaataatagaagGTGGGGAAGAGAGGAAGCTCAGAAGATCTCAAGCATCAACCAAACACATTTCTCAAATGGTTCCATCAGCCGAAGAACAAAAATTAGTACACGATCTGTACAAGAACATTCGAAAGCTACGCAATAACAATAAAAGTGCTGAATTATCTAAAAATTTCGTACCGATGCATAAGTGCAAGCTATCCAATACAATATTCTGCCAACCTGAAGATAGAAACTTTTATAATACAGTTTTTGGAGGTTTCATCATGAGGCACGCCACTGAACTTACTTGGATTTTAGGATTCCAGTTCTTCAGGCATAGGCCAGCTATAAAACACATAAGTGACATCAGTTTTCGCAAACCAATTGCTGTTAATGCTTTGATGCAAATGTTTGCCAAAGTAGTTTACACTAAAGATGATTACGCTCAAATTATTGTAAATGTATTTGCTTCAGACCCTATGGAGGGTAAACGTGATAAAACTAATACTTTTCATTTTACATTAAAGTCGTCAAAAACTGTTGACCAAATCTACCCAATGAGCTACCATGAAGCTATGTTGTATATAGACGGTATGAGACATTTCAACACAAGTATGAACCAAAATGTAGATGAAGTGGCTGATGCTATGGATGAATACATGTTGAAACTATCAAAATCGTAG
- the LOC123678185 gene encoding acyl-coenzyme A thioesterase 9, mitochondrial-like isoform X1 produces the protein MNRKSLMNLTKLLYQELTKVRADSRISMRSLSNGSKFILPTIQELKSQKTKKLGFDHGYKPVPKDRSYLSKYVPKIEDLPPRSMQDSFMEGTIPLSSNEILQEKYITFLGHVRIGRLLEDMDIFAVFVAYKHIYAPTLPDDIPAPYTLVTAAVDQIDFTDFVPKPNEDIKLSGHVSWVGKSSMEVVVWLEQQQHGVWHKITRALFLIAARDATCKKAAHVNTLVPSNNYERQMLEGGESRKNQRRKNMQEHVSKVVPTAEEQQIIHDLYMSTVEGDDLTTRNTKFPGGLVAMEKCTISNVIFSHPEDRNIHNTVFGGFIMRNATELAWILGFQFSKYRPYLKSISDISFDTPIAVNSLIQMEAIVNYTYMNFYQIIVHVKVLDPVKGQASKTNTFNFTFESPDTVRQVYPKSYHEAMLYVDGKRHFDLVMSGDHGSKVGDLIDKYNSNLTSKL, from the exons ATGAACCGTAAGAGCTTGATGAATTTGACGAAATTATTATATCAGGAACTGACCAAGGTCAGAGCTGATAG CAGAATTTCGATGAGGTCGCTTTCGAATGGGTCAAAATTTATATTGCCAACTATACAAGAGT TGAAATCGCAGAAGACCAAAAAGTTGGGATTTGATCATGGGTACAAGCCAGTACCTAAAGATAGGAGTTACTTGAGTAAGTATGTTCCTAAAATTGAAGACTTACCCCCTAGAAGTATGCAAGATAGTTTCATGGAGGGTACAATACCTCTGTCTTCAAATGAAATACTTCAAGAAAAATACATCACCTTTCTGGGACATGTGAGAATTGGCAGGCTTCTGGAAGATATGGACATTTTTGCAG tttTTGTGGCTTACAAACATATATATGCTCCAACATTACCTGATGACATCCCAGCACCTTACACTCTAGTCACAGCAGCTGTAGACCAAATTGATTTCACAGATTTTGTCCCTAAG CCTAATGAGGATATTAAATTGTCTGGTCATGTAAGCTGGGTTGGAAAATCTTCCATGGAAGTTGTTGTTTGGCTTGAACAACAACAGCATGGTGTATGGCATAAAATAACCAGAGCTCTTTTCCTCATTGCTGCTAGAGACGCAACTTGCAAGAAAGCTGCACACGTAAATACACTTGTTCCTTCGAATAATTATGAAAGGCAAATGCTAGAAGGTGGAGAATCTAGAAAAAaccaaagaagaaaaaatatgcAGGAACATGTATCGAAAGTTGTTCCTACGGCAGAGGAACAGCAAATCATCCACGACCTTTATATGTCAACGGTTGAAGGAGATGATCTAACGACAAGGAATACTAAATTTCCTGGAGGGTTGGTAGCCATGGAAAAATGTACAATTTCTAATGTGATTTTTTCCCATCCCGAAGACAGAAATATACATAATACAGTTTTTGGTGGATTTATAATGAGGAATGCCACAGAATTAGCTTGGATCTTGGGTTTCCAATTCAGTAAATATCGTCCTTATCTAAAAAGTATTAGTGATATCAGCTTTGACACTCCCATAGCTGTCAATTCTTTGATTCAGATGGAGGCAATTGTGAATTACActtatatgaatttttatcagATAATAGTTCATGTCAAAGTCTTAGATCCGGTAAAGGGTCAAGCATCTAAAACTAACACGTTTAATTTCACCTTTGAATCTCCAGACACTGTTAGACAGGTTTACCCAAAGAGTTACCATGAAGCCATGTTGTATGTTGATGGAAAAAGGCACTTTGATCTTGTTATGTCTGGTGATCATGGTAGTAAAGTGGGAGATTTGATAGACAAATATAATTCTAACTTGACCAGTAAGCTTTAA
- the LOC123678185 gene encoding acyl-coenzyme A thioesterase 9, mitochondrial-like isoform X2, which produces MNRKSLMNLTKLLYQELTKVRADRISMRSLSNGSKFILPTIQELKSQKTKKLGFDHGYKPVPKDRSYLSKYVPKIEDLPPRSMQDSFMEGTIPLSSNEILQEKYITFLGHVRIGRLLEDMDIFAVFVAYKHIYAPTLPDDIPAPYTLVTAAVDQIDFTDFVPKPNEDIKLSGHVSWVGKSSMEVVVWLEQQQHGVWHKITRALFLIAARDATCKKAAHVNTLVPSNNYERQMLEGGESRKNQRRKNMQEHVSKVVPTAEEQQIIHDLYMSTVEGDDLTTRNTKFPGGLVAMEKCTISNVIFSHPEDRNIHNTVFGGFIMRNATELAWILGFQFSKYRPYLKSISDISFDTPIAVNSLIQMEAIVNYTYMNFYQIIVHVKVLDPVKGQASKTNTFNFTFESPDTVRQVYPKSYHEAMLYVDGKRHFDLVMSGDHGSKVGDLIDKYNSNLTSKL; this is translated from the exons ATGAACCGTAAGAGCTTGATGAATTTGACGAAATTATTATATCAGGAACTGACCAAGGTCAGAGCTGATAG AATTTCGATGAGGTCGCTTTCGAATGGGTCAAAATTTATATTGCCAACTATACAAGAGT TGAAATCGCAGAAGACCAAAAAGTTGGGATTTGATCATGGGTACAAGCCAGTACCTAAAGATAGGAGTTACTTGAGTAAGTATGTTCCTAAAATTGAAGACTTACCCCCTAGAAGTATGCAAGATAGTTTCATGGAGGGTACAATACCTCTGTCTTCAAATGAAATACTTCAAGAAAAATACATCACCTTTCTGGGACATGTGAGAATTGGCAGGCTTCTGGAAGATATGGACATTTTTGCAG tttTTGTGGCTTACAAACATATATATGCTCCAACATTACCTGATGACATCCCAGCACCTTACACTCTAGTCACAGCAGCTGTAGACCAAATTGATTTCACAGATTTTGTCCCTAAG CCTAATGAGGATATTAAATTGTCTGGTCATGTAAGCTGGGTTGGAAAATCTTCCATGGAAGTTGTTGTTTGGCTTGAACAACAACAGCATGGTGTATGGCATAAAATAACCAGAGCTCTTTTCCTCATTGCTGCTAGAGACGCAACTTGCAAGAAAGCTGCACACGTAAATACACTTGTTCCTTCGAATAATTATGAAAGGCAAATGCTAGAAGGTGGAGAATCTAGAAAAAaccaaagaagaaaaaatatgcAGGAACATGTATCGAAAGTTGTTCCTACGGCAGAGGAACAGCAAATCATCCACGACCTTTATATGTCAACGGTTGAAGGAGATGATCTAACGACAAGGAATACTAAATTTCCTGGAGGGTTGGTAGCCATGGAAAAATGTACAATTTCTAATGTGATTTTTTCCCATCCCGAAGACAGAAATATACATAATACAGTTTTTGGTGGATTTATAATGAGGAATGCCACAGAATTAGCTTGGATCTTGGGTTTCCAATTCAGTAAATATCGTCCTTATCTAAAAAGTATTAGTGATATCAGCTTTGACACTCCCATAGCTGTCAATTCTTTGATTCAGATGGAGGCAATTGTGAATTACActtatatgaatttttatcagATAATAGTTCATGTCAAAGTCTTAGATCCGGTAAAGGGTCAAGCATCTAAAACTAACACGTTTAATTTCACCTTTGAATCTCCAGACACTGTTAGACAGGTTTACCCAAAGAGTTACCATGAAGCCATGTTGTATGTTGATGGAAAAAGGCACTTTGATCTTGTTATGTCTGGTGATCATGGTAGTAAAGTGGGAGATTTGATAGACAAATATAATTCTAACTTGACCAGTAAGCTTTAA
- the LOC123678187 gene encoding general odorant-binding protein 70, producing the protein MYGKILFVVAVCAIGVLGEANKTRKCNIPPTAPKRIEKVINQCQDEIKVAILAEALQAASVINSNKRSKRETFTAEEKRIAGCLLHCVYRKMKAVNDKGFPTVEGLVSLYTEGIEDKEYILATLQSVNVCLAKAQKEFITTPQSLEVQGKTCEIAYDVFDCVSEKIGEYCGQTP; encoded by the exons ATGTACggcaaaattttgtttgttgttgcTGTTTGCGCCATCGGAGTTCTTGGTGAAGCG AATAAAACCCGCAAATGTAATATTCCACCAACAGCACCTAAAAGGATAGAAAAGGTCATAAATCAATGCCAGGATGAAATTAAAGTGGCTATTCTTGCAG AAGCTTTACAAGCAGCAAGTGTGATCAATTCCAACAAGAGGTCCAAAAGAGAAACATTCACAGCTGAAGAGAAGCGCATTGCAGGG tgtTTGCTCCACTGCGTCTACAGAAAAATGAAAGCG GTGAATGACAAAGGTTTCCCAACAGTTGAAGGCTTGGTCTCGTTGTACACCGAAGGAATCGAAGACAAAGAATACATTTTGGCTACTCTTCAGTCCGTTAATGTTTGTCTAGCAAAAGCACAGAAGGAGTTCATTACAACACCTCAATCATTAGAAG tccAAGGAAAAACATGTGAAATCGCCTATGATGTCTTCGATTGCGTATCAGAAAAAATAGGAGAATATTGTGGACAAACTCCTTGA